The proteins below are encoded in one region of Prevotella melaninogenica ATCC 25845:
- a CDS encoding adenylate kinase, translated as MKNIVIFGAPGAGKGTQSDKMIEKYGFGHISTGDVLRNEIKNGTELGKTAKGYIDNGQLIPDELMIDILASVYDSFGKEHKGVIFDGFPRTIPQAEALKKMLAERGHNVAAMVELFVPEDELMKRLLLRGQQSGRSDDNEETIKKRLNVYNNQTSPLIDWYKGENIHHHVEGLGTVEDIFARIESVIDAL; from the coding sequence ATGAAGAATATTGTAATTTTCGGTGCGCCAGGTGCTGGTAAAGGTACTCAGAGCGACAAGATGATTGAGAAGTATGGCTTCGGTCATATCTCAACCGGTGACGTACTTCGTAATGAAATTAAGAATGGTACAGAACTTGGTAAGACTGCAAAAGGATACATTGACAATGGTCAGCTCATTCCTGATGAGTTGATGATAGATATTCTTGCAAGCGTATACGATAGCTTTGGCAAGGAGCATAAGGGTGTTATCTTCGATGGTTTCCCACGTACAATCCCACAAGCAGAGGCTTTGAAGAAGATGTTGGCTGAGCGTGGTCACAATGTGGCAGCTATGGTTGAGCTCTTTGTTCCAGAGGATGAGTTGATGAAGCGTCTGCTTCTCCGTGGTCAGCAGAGCGGCCGTTCTGATGACAACGAGGAAACAATCAAGAAGCGCCTCAATGTTTACAACAACCAGACTTCTCCATTAATTGATTGGTATAAGGGTGAGAATATTCACCACCATGTTGAGGGTCTTGGTACTGTAGAAGATATTTTCGCACGTATTGAGTCTGTTATTGACGCTCTGTAG
- a CDS encoding phosphoribosylaminoimidazolecarboxamide formyltransferase: MKELALKYGCNPNQKPSRIYMEEGELPITVLSGRPGYINFLDALNSWQLVKELKAATGLPAAASFKHVSPAGAAVGLPLSDTLKKIYFVDDVDFELTPLASAYARARGADRMCSYGDFCALSDTCDKETALLIKREVSDGVIAPDYTPEALEILKDKRKGAYNVIKIDPNYVPAPIEKKQVFGITFEQGRNEVKLDDPALFENIPTKNKTFTEDAKRDLIISLITLKYTQSNSVCYVKDGQAIGIGAGQQSRIHCTRLAGSKADEWWLRQCPKVMNLPFKKGIRRADRDNTINIYISDEYEDVLQDGVWQQFFTECPEPLTREERKEWIAKNTGVALGSDAFFPFGDNIERAYKSGVEYIAQAGGSIRDDHVIDTCDKYNITMAFTGVRLFHH, translated from the coding sequence ATGAAAGAATTAGCTCTTAAGTACGGATGCAATCCGAACCAAAAGCCTTCACGTATCTATATGGAGGAAGGCGAACTCCCAATCACAGTTCTCAGTGGTCGTCCCGGCTACATTAACTTTCTTGATGCGCTCAACAGCTGGCAACTCGTTAAAGAGTTGAAGGCCGCTACTGGTCTGCCTGCAGCTGCATCGTTCAAGCATGTCAGCCCAGCTGGTGCTGCAGTAGGTCTTCCTTTGAGTGATACACTCAAGAAGATTTACTTCGTCGATGATGTTGACTTCGAGCTTACACCGCTTGCCAGCGCCTATGCACGTGCTCGTGGAGCCGACCGTATGTGTTCTTATGGCGACTTCTGTGCACTCAGTGACACCTGCGATAAGGAGACAGCGTTGCTGATTAAGCGTGAAGTTAGCGATGGTGTTATCGCACCTGACTATACTCCAGAGGCTTTAGAAATTCTGAAGGATAAGCGTAAGGGTGCATACAATGTCATTAAGATTGACCCTAACTATGTGCCTGCTCCTATAGAGAAGAAGCAAGTTTTCGGCATTACATTTGAACAGGGCCGCAACGAAGTGAAGCTTGATGATCCCGCACTCTTCGAGAACATCCCTACAAAGAACAAGACATTCACTGAGGATGCTAAGCGTGATCTCATCATTTCGCTGATTACATTGAAGTATACACAGAGTAACTCTGTTTGCTATGTGAAGGACGGACAGGCGATTGGTATTGGTGCTGGACAGCAGAGTCGTATCCACTGCACCCGCTTAGCTGGCAGTAAGGCTGACGAATGGTGGTTGCGCCAGTGTCCAAAGGTTATGAATCTTCCATTTAAGAAGGGTATTCGCCGTGCCGATCGAGATAACACCATCAATATCTACATCTCTGATGAGTATGAAGATGTACTACAGGATGGTGTATGGCAGCAGTTCTTCACAGAATGCCCAGAGCCTCTGACACGTGAGGAACGCAAAGAGTGGATTGCCAAGAATACGGGTGTTGCACTCGGTTCTGATGCTTTCTTCCCATTTGGCGACAACATAGAGCGTGCGTATAAGAGTGGTGTAGAATATATAGCACAGGCTGGTGGAAGTATTCGTGACGACCATGTTATTGACACTTGTGACAAATACAACATCACAATGGCATTTACTGGCGTTCGTTTATTCCATCATTAA
- the rplS gene encoding 50S ribosomal protein L19: MDLIKVAEEAFATGKQFPEFKAGDTITVAYKIVEGNKHRIQLYRGVVIKISGHGEKKRFTVRKMSGTIGVERIFPIESPNIDSIEVNKRGKVRRAKLYYLRELTGKAARIKEKRTVVAEK, from the coding sequence ATGGATTTAATTAAAGTTGCTGAAGAAGCATTTGCAACCGGCAAACAGTTCCCAGAGTTCAAGGCTGGTGACACTATCACTGTCGCTTACAAAATCGTCGAGGGTAACAAGCATCGTATTCAGCTCTACCGTGGCGTAGTTATCAAGATTTCTGGTCATGGTGAGAAGAAGCGTTTCACAGTTCGTAAGATGTCAGGCACCATTGGTGTTGAGCGTATCTTCCCAATCGAGTCACCAAACATCGATTCTATCGAGGTGAACAAGCGCGGTAAGGTTCGTCGTGCGAAACTCTACTACCTCCGTGAACTCACAGGTAAGGCTGCACGCATCAAGGAGAAGAGAACTGTTGTTGCAGAGAAGTAA
- a CDS encoding Cof-type HAD-IIB family hydrolase, whose product MKYKMIVLDLDGTLTNNKKEITPRTKQALMQAQAAGVHVVLASGRPTYGIVPLAKELKLKDNGGYILAFNGGKIIDCTKNEVLFEQKLDEQLVPILFQEAKKAGMEILTYQGEGIAATNKDDEYVQHEAFINKMPVTQYDDFLNQLVYPINKCLIVGDPTPLHELEIRLAKELEGKMDVYRSADFFLECVPLGIDKARSLDRLISSLRISREEVIACGDGYNDLSMIRFAGLGVAMANAAKDIQSEADFVTLSNEEDGVAHVIEHFILSPENMN is encoded by the coding sequence ATGAAGTATAAAATGATTGTGCTCGATTTGGACGGCACACTGACCAATAATAAAAAGGAAATTACACCACGTACCAAACAAGCCCTCATGCAAGCACAAGCTGCTGGGGTACATGTCGTATTGGCATCTGGCCGCCCTACTTATGGTATCGTTCCTTTAGCTAAGGAATTGAAACTAAAAGATAATGGTGGATATATCCTTGCTTTCAACGGAGGAAAAATTATCGATTGCACCAAGAACGAAGTTCTTTTTGAACAGAAATTGGACGAACAGCTTGTACCTATCCTCTTTCAAGAAGCCAAGAAAGCTGGAATGGAAATCCTAACCTATCAAGGTGAGGGTATTGCTGCTACTAATAAAGATGACGAATACGTACAACACGAGGCTTTTATCAACAAGATGCCTGTAACCCAATATGACGATTTCCTCAATCAGTTAGTCTATCCTATCAACAAATGTTTGATTGTTGGCGACCCTACCCCTCTCCACGAGTTGGAGATAAGATTAGCCAAAGAGTTGGAAGGGAAGATGGATGTATATCGTTCTGCCGACTTCTTCCTTGAATGTGTACCACTCGGTATTGACAAGGCGCGCTCTCTCGACCGTCTTATCTCATCGCTCCGTATCAGCCGCGAAGAGGTTATTGCCTGTGGCGATGGTTATAACGACCTTAGCATGATTCGCTTTGCTGGACTTGGCGTTGCTATGGCAAACGCTGCAAAAGACATTCAAAGTGAAGCTGACTTCGTTACTTTATCAAATGAAGAAGATGGTGTTGCACACGTCATTGAACACTTTATCCTCTCACCAGAGAATATGAATTAA
- a CDS encoding acid phosphatase has product MKKSLFVSIVMLFVGMTVNAQDYKKQSFIPEAAMPDAGIYLPAPPDTASYQFDYDFRQYWWGRKMREDKERAAQAKFDANFDVDSVLVGFAPSFGLLITPEKTPETYKLMCMIGIDGNHAVDRAKAKYMRKRPFAQFHEHTLQPQFEAELINNGSYPSGHTCRGWIFGLTLTELNPSRGNEIMKHAYEYGQSRVICGYHYQSDVDAGRLCASVGFAAVQSSDAFQKQMAKAKKEIAKVLATNKH; this is encoded by the coding sequence ATGAAAAAGAGTTTGTTCGTTAGCATAGTTATGCTCTTTGTAGGCATGACTGTCAATGCGCAGGATTACAAAAAACAGTCGTTCATACCAGAAGCAGCTATGCCAGATGCAGGTATCTACCTCCCAGCTCCACCCGACACAGCATCTTATCAATTTGACTATGACTTCCGTCAGTATTGGTGGGGTCGAAAGATGAGAGAGGACAAAGAACGTGCTGCACAGGCTAAGTTCGACGCCAACTTCGATGTTGATTCTGTTCTCGTAGGCTTTGCTCCATCTTTTGGTTTGCTTATCACACCAGAAAAGACACCAGAGACCTACAAACTCATGTGCATGATAGGTATTGATGGCAACCACGCTGTTGACCGTGCTAAAGCGAAATATATGCGTAAACGTCCGTTTGCACAATTCCATGAGCATACACTTCAACCACAGTTTGAGGCAGAGTTGATTAACAACGGCTCTTATCCTTCAGGTCATACCTGTCGCGGTTGGATATTCGGATTGACTTTGACAGAGCTGAATCCATCACGTGGCAACGAGATTATGAAGCATGCTTACGAGTATGGTCAGAGCCGAGTGATCTGTGGTTATCACTATCAGAGCGATGTTGATGCAGGCCGTCTTTGCGCAAGTGTAGGCTTTGCTGCCGTACAATCATCTGATGCTTTCCAAAAGCAAATGGCAAAGGCTAAGAAAGAAATAGCCAAGGTGCTTGCAACAAATAAGCATTAA
- the hpt gene encoding hypoxanthine phosphoribosyltransferase, which yields MSRVTIKDKTFETSIPEAEILERVKLVADCINKDFEGKTPLFLAVLNGSFMYASDLMKHITIPCEISFVKLASYQGVTSTGTIKEIIGLNEDIRGREVIIVEDIVDTGATMKRMLETLGTREPAGLHITTLLLKPGKLTVPLNIEYAAMEIPNDFIVGYGLDYDQEGRNLRDIYTLVQE from the coding sequence ATGAGTCGAGTAACAATTAAGGACAAAACGTTTGAGACTTCTATTCCTGAAGCCGAGATTTTGGAAAGAGTAAAGCTGGTAGCAGATTGTATAAACAAGGATTTTGAAGGTAAGACTCCGCTCTTTCTTGCGGTGTTGAATGGTTCGTTCATGTATGCTTCTGATTTGATGAAGCATATCACTATCCCATGTGAGATTTCCTTTGTAAAGTTGGCTTCTTACCAAGGTGTTACCTCAACGGGTACGATTAAGGAGATTATCGGTTTGAACGAAGATATCCGTGGTAGAGAAGTTATCATTGTAGAGGATATTGTTGATACAGGTGCAACTATGAAGCGTATGCTCGAAACGCTCGGTACACGCGAGCCTGCTGGTCTGCATATTACAACTTTACTTTTGAAGCCAGGTAAGCTTACTGTTCCTTTGAACATCGAGTATGCAGCAATGGAGATCCCAAATGACTTCATTGTTGGCTATGGACTTGACTATGACCAGGAGGGTCGTAACTTGAGAGATATTTATACTTTAGTACAAGAATAA
- a CDS encoding class II fructose-bisphosphate aldolase has product MVVDYKKLGLVNTREMFKRAIKGGYAIPAFNFNNLEQLQAIIKASSDLRSPVILQVSKGARKYANQTLLRYLAEGAVEYAKELGCHHPEIALHLDHGDSFETCKSCVDFGFSSVMIDGSSLPYEENIALTKKVVEYAHQFDVTVEAELGVLAGVEDDVVAEVSHYTKPEEVVDFATRTGCDSLAISIGTSHGAYKFTPEQCTRDPKTGRLVPPPLAFDVLAAIEKQLPGFPIVLHGSSSVPQEYVDIINEHGGKMPNAVGIPEEQLRQAAKSAVCKINIDSDSRLAFTAGVRQTFDEHPEYFDPRQYCGKAREYMEDLYKHKITDVLGSENKLANLD; this is encoded by the coding sequence ATGGTAGTAGATTACAAGAAATTAGGTCTCGTGAACACACGTGAGATGTTCAAGAGAGCAATCAAAGGCGGTTATGCTATTCCAGCATTCAACTTTAATAACCTCGAGCAGCTTCAGGCTATCATCAAGGCTTCTTCTGATTTGAGATCACCAGTTATCCTTCAGGTTTCTAAGGGTGCCCGTAAGTATGCTAACCAGACTCTTCTCCGTTACCTCGCAGAGGGTGCAGTAGAGTATGCTAAGGAGTTGGGTTGCCACCATCCAGAGATTGCACTTCACCTTGATCATGGTGATAGCTTCGAGACTTGCAAGAGCTGTGTAGACTTCGGTTTCTCTTCTGTAATGATCGACGGTTCTTCTCTTCCATATGAGGAGAATATCGCTTTGACAAAGAAGGTTGTTGAGTATGCTCACCAGTTCGACGTAACAGTTGAGGCTGAGCTCGGTGTACTTGCTGGTGTTGAGGATGACGTTGTAGCTGAGGTTTCTCACTATACAAAGCCAGAGGAGGTTGTTGATTTCGCTACTCGTACAGGTTGCGACTCTTTGGCTATCTCTATCGGTACTTCTCACGGTGCTTACAAGTTCACTCCAGAGCAGTGTACACGTGACCCAAAGACTGGTCGTCTTGTTCCTCCTCCATTGGCATTCGATGTTCTTGCAGCTATCGAGAAGCAGCTCCCAGGTTTCCCAATCGTTCTCCACGGTTCTTCTTCAGTTCCTCAGGAGTATGTTGATATTATCAACGAGCATGGTGGTAAGATGCCAAACGCTGTAGGTATCCCAGAGGAGCAGCTCCGTCAGGCAGCTAAGAGTGCTGTTTGTAAGATTAACATCGACTCTGACTCTCGTCTTGCATTCACCGCAGGTGTTCGCCAGACATTTGATGAGCACCCAGAGTACTTCGACCCACGTCAGTACTGTGGTAAGGCTCGTGAGTACATGGAGGATCTTTACAAGCACAAGATTACAGACGTTCTTGGTTCTGAGAACAAGCTTGCTAACCTCGACTAA
- a CDS encoding MIP/aquaporin family protein, with product MKKYLAEMIGTMVLVLMGCGAAVSLGCDPVNNQAAVVGTAMAFGLSVVAMAYAIGGISGCHINPAITLGVFLSGRMSAKDCAMYMLFQFIGGLIGAALLFLLVTNAGSGFATAGAGLGANGLQDGISVASGLLAEIIFTCVFVLVVLGATSKTNGTTGKFAGLAIGLSLILVHLVCIRYTGTSVNPARSFGPAIFAQLAGGPATALSNLWIFIVGPFAGGALASVIWRVIEPAEK from the coding sequence ATGAAGAAGTATTTGGCCGAAATGATCGGCACAATGGTATTAGTCCTCATGGGATGTGGTGCAGCAGTGTCTTTGGGTTGTGACCCAGTAAACAATCAGGCTGCAGTAGTTGGTACAGCAATGGCATTTGGTCTTTCTGTCGTAGCAATGGCTTACGCTATTGGTGGTATCTCTGGTTGCCACATCAACCCAGCAATTACACTCGGTGTGTTCTTGAGCGGTCGTATGAGTGCAAAGGATTGTGCTATGTACATGTTGTTCCAGTTTATTGGTGGCTTGATTGGCGCAGCTTTGTTGTTCCTTCTTGTAACCAATGCAGGTAGCGGTTTTGCTACTGCAGGTGCTGGTTTAGGTGCAAATGGTTTGCAAGATGGTATTAGTGTAGCAAGTGGTTTGCTCGCAGAGATTATCTTTACTTGTGTGTTTGTACTCGTTGTATTGGGTGCAACTTCAAAGACTAACGGCACGACAGGTAAGTTTGCAGGTTTGGCAATCGGCTTGTCACTTATCCTTGTTCACCTTGTATGTATCCGTTATACAGGTACATCTGTAAACCCAGCACGTTCATTTGGTCCTGCTATCTTCGCACAGCTTGCAGGCGGTCCTGCAACAGCATTGAGCAATCTTTGGATCTTTATCGTAGGTCCATTTGCTGGTGGTGCACTCGCATCAGTGATCTGGCGTGTTATTGAACCAGCTGAGAAGTAA
- the pgeF gene encoding peptidoglycan editing factor PgeF: MIKPVLHYFNLADEVVSFSTTRHGGVSKGKLATLNINPHRGDEPSAVAENLQTVAAEIGVQADKVIRLHQIHETHCLTVTDAFFRLSVAEQYEMEEGKDAVVTDCRNVCIGVHTADCVPILFYDPVHHAIGAAHAGWRGTVQRIAQHTLRKMTELYGTDPKELKAVIGPCISLKNFEVGQEVYDAFSAAGFPMEHIARMYEKWHINLPLCNQFQLEELGVPTANILQSGICTYDNASDFFSARILKEGFGTIYTGIALK; the protein is encoded by the coding sequence ATGATTAAGCCTGTTCTACATTACTTTAATCTTGCCGACGAGGTAGTCAGCTTTAGCACTACCCGTCATGGCGGAGTTAGCAAGGGAAAGCTTGCTACACTCAACATCAATCCTCATCGGGGTGATGAACCGTCTGCTGTAGCCGAGAATCTGCAGACTGTAGCAGCTGAGATTGGTGTTCAGGCGGATAAGGTTATTCGTCTGCATCAGATACACGAGACACATTGTCTGACTGTGACGGATGCGTTTTTTCGTCTTTCAGTCGCTGAACAGTACGAGATGGAAGAAGGGAAAGATGCTGTCGTTACCGATTGTCGTAACGTCTGCATCGGTGTTCATACTGCTGATTGTGTTCCTATTCTTTTTTATGACCCTGTTCATCATGCCATTGGTGCAGCCCATGCCGGTTGGCGTGGTACGGTGCAGCGTATCGCACAGCACACACTTCGCAAGATGACAGAACTATATGGTACCGACCCGAAGGAACTCAAGGCGGTTATTGGTCCTTGTATTTCGCTGAAGAACTTTGAGGTAGGTCAGGAGGTTTATGATGCTTTTTCAGCTGCAGGCTTCCCTATGGAACACATTGCACGTATGTATGAGAAATGGCATATCAACCTTCCGCTCTGCAATCAATTTCAATTAGAAGAACTTGGTGTGCCAACAGCTAATATTCTTCAGTCTGGTATTTGCACCTATGATAATGCTTCCGACTTCTTCTCAGCACGTATTCTTAAAGAAGGATTCGGCACTATTTACACAGGTATAGCCTTGAAATAG
- a CDS encoding RidA family protein, giving the protein MQALHTDKAPAAVGPYSQAIEANGFIFASGSLPIDPATNAFVEGGVKEQTRQSLTNVCNVLASAGVDLSHVVKTTVFLSDMENFAAMNEVYAEFFKEPYPARSAFAVKALPKGALVEIECIAVK; this is encoded by the coding sequence ATGCAAGCATTACACACAGACAAGGCACCTGCTGCAGTAGGTCCTTACAGTCAGGCTATTGAAGCCAATGGTTTTATTTTCGCATCTGGTTCACTTCCTATTGACCCAGCTACCAATGCTTTTGTTGAGGGTGGTGTGAAGGAACAAACTCGCCAGTCGCTCACTAATGTATGCAACGTGTTGGCTTCTGCAGGTGTAGACCTGTCTCATGTTGTTAAGACAACAGTATTCCTTTCTGATATGGAGAACTTCGCTGCGATGAATGAAGTTTATGCCGAGTTCTTCAAGGAACCTTATCCAGCACGTTCTGCATTCGCTGTAAAGGCTTTGCCAAAGGGTGCGCTTGTTGAGATTGAGTGCATCGCAGTGAAATAA
- a CDS encoding bifunctional ADP-dependent NAD(P)H-hydrate dehydratase/NAD(P)H-hydrate epimerase, producing the protein MKIFTSAQIHELDRYTIEHEPIKSIDLMERAAKAITRAITEEWSTHTPIVVFAGPGNNGGDALAVARLLINEGYKVNTFLFNITNHLSEDCVTNRQRLLDSKHAKDFTEITAKFDPPELTADTLVIDGLFGSGLNKPLAGGFASLVKYINQSPAKIVSIDVPSGLMAEDNTYNVRANIIHATLTLTLHERKLSFLFADAQQFIGRLKVLDIRLNQEFIQKTEAQYYLLEENDIRSRLFHRDDFSHKGDMGNALIIAGSYGMSGAAILATRACLRSGVGKVTVHTPKKNYDIMQISVPEAILQMDHEETAFTEAVDTDDFDALAIGPGLGRQEPTAIAMIAQIRRAQCPIVADADALNILASHRAWMQQLPKGIIMTPHAKELDRLAGSPANADYERLQRTRELAKSLQAYIILKGHNSALCLPNGNVIFNSTGNSGMATVGSGDVLTGIITALLARGYHQQNASMVGMYLHGLAGDLAAKELGKESLVAGDIINYLPKAFKLLDD; encoded by the coding sequence ATGAAGATATTTACAAGTGCCCAGATTCACGAACTGGACAGATACACTATAGAACACGAACCAATCAAGTCAATTGATTTGATGGAGCGTGCAGCAAAAGCCATTACTCGTGCTATCACTGAGGAGTGGTCGACACATACGCCAATTGTTGTCTTTGCAGGACCTGGCAACAATGGTGGTGATGCCCTTGCTGTGGCACGTTTGCTGATAAATGAGGGATATAAGGTGAATACTTTCCTTTTTAATATTACCAATCATCTATCAGAAGACTGTGTAACAAACCGCCAACGTTTGCTCGACAGCAAGCATGCAAAGGATTTTACAGAAATCACTGCGAAGTTTGACCCACCTGAATTAACCGCAGACACATTGGTGATTGATGGTTTGTTTGGTTCTGGACTCAACAAACCATTGGCTGGTGGTTTTGCCTCTTTGGTGAAATATATCAATCAAAGTCCTGCAAAGATTGTGAGTATTGACGTTCCATCTGGTTTGATGGCGGAGGACAATACATATAACGTACGTGCGAATATCATTCACGCTACCCTCACATTAACCCTCCACGAACGCAAATTATCCTTCCTTTTCGCTGACGCACAGCAGTTTATTGGTAGACTAAAGGTGCTTGATATCCGTCTGAATCAGGAGTTTATTCAGAAGACAGAAGCACAATATTACCTATTAGAAGAGAACGATATTCGTTCGCGTTTATTCCATCGTGATGACTTCTCACACAAAGGTGATATGGGTAATGCACTTATCATCGCAGGTAGCTACGGTATGTCGGGAGCAGCTATCCTTGCAACTCGTGCCTGTCTACGTAGCGGTGTGGGTAAGGTTACGGTACATACCCCTAAAAAGAACTACGATATCATGCAGATATCCGTTCCTGAAGCTATCTTACAAATGGACCATGAGGAGACAGCTTTTACCGAAGCGGTTGATACGGATGATTTCGACGCACTTGCAATAGGTCCAGGATTAGGCAGACAGGAGCCTACCGCCATTGCGATGATAGCACAGATAAGACGCGCACAATGTCCTATTGTTGCCGATGCTGATGCCTTGAATATTCTTGCAAGCCATCGTGCATGGATGCAACAACTACCAAAGGGAATCATTATGACGCCTCACGCAAAGGAACTCGACCGTCTTGCAGGCTCTCCTGCTAATGCAGACTATGAGCGTCTCCAGCGTACACGCGAGTTAGCAAAGTCTTTACAGGCTTATATCATCCTTAAGGGACATAACAGTGCACTCTGCCTACCTAATGGCAACGTTATCTTTAACTCAACAGGTAACAGTGGCATGGCAACAGTTGGTAGTGGTGATGTACTCACTGGTATCATCACAGCCCTCCTTGCTCGTGGTTATCACCAACAGAACGCTTCTATGGTTGGAATGTACCTCCATGGTCTTGCTGGCGACTTAGCTGCGAAAGAATTAGGTAAGGAAAGCCTTGTTGCAGGAGACATTATCAACTATCTCCCTAAAGCTTTCAAGCTTTTGGACGATTAA
- a CDS encoding four helix bundle protein → MLERKIVENDIYILSKSFALRVVRLYKYLTDEHKEYVLSKQLLRSGTSIGANVHEGKNGQSRADFCSKMNIALKEATESNYWIDLLREAEYISESEYKSLSDDCHKIQAVLTKIVKATRSSLNQ, encoded by the coding sequence ATGTTGGAGAGAAAAATCGTAGAGAATGATATCTATATCTTATCAAAAAGTTTTGCACTAAGGGTTGTACGGTTATATAAATACCTGACAGATGAGCATAAGGAGTATGTCCTGTCAAAGCAACTTCTGCGTTCTGGGACGAGTATTGGGGCTAATGTTCATGAAGGAAAGAACGGACAAAGTCGTGCAGACTTCTGTAGTAAGATGAATATCGCTTTGAAAGAAGCAACAGAGTCAAACTATTGGATTGATTTATTAAGGGAAGCAGAATATATTAGCGAGAGTGAGTATAAATCTTTATCAGATGATTGTCATAAGATTCAAGCGGTCTTGACAAAAATAGTTAAGGCAACTCGTTCTTCTCTTAATCAATAA
- the obgE gene encoding GTPase ObgE, whose product MESNFVDYVKIYCRSGKGGRGSMHLRHVKYNPNGGPDGGDGGKGGSVYLRGNHNYWTLLHLKFQRHIYAEHGGNGGRDKCHGTDGKDIYIDVPCGTVAYDAETGKYVCDVMHDGQTVLLLKGGRGGLGNFQFRTATNQAPRYAQPGEPMQEMTVILELKLLADVGLVGFPNAGKSTLLSSLSSAKPKIANYPFTTMEPSLGIVSYRDNQSFVMADIPGIIEGASEGKGLGLRFLRHIERNSLLLFMVPGDTDDIKREYEVLLNELQQFNPEMLDKHRVLAVTKSDLLDDELIEMLRETLPTDLPVVFISAVTGQGIDDLKDILWKELNAESNKLQSILSEDTLVHRDKDMSRFAAELAAEDADIDDVEEVGIDELDEVEDLEDFEYTND is encoded by the coding sequence ATGGAAAGTAATTTTGTTGATTATGTAAAGATATACTGCCGCTCTGGTAAGGGTGGTAGAGGTTCCATGCACCTTCGTCATGTGAAGTATAACCCTAATGGTGGACCAGATGGTGGCGATGGTGGTAAGGGTGGAAGTGTTTACTTGCGTGGTAACCACAATTATTGGACGCTGTTGCACTTGAAGTTTCAGCGTCATATCTATGCTGAGCATGGAGGTAATGGCGGTCGTGATAAGTGTCATGGTACAGATGGTAAGGATATTTATATTGATGTTCCTTGTGGTACTGTTGCCTATGATGCCGAAACTGGTAAGTATGTCTGCGATGTCATGCATGACGGACAGACGGTGTTACTGTTGAAAGGTGGACGTGGTGGATTGGGTAACTTCCAGTTCCGTACAGCTACGAATCAGGCTCCACGCTATGCACAACCAGGTGAACCAATGCAGGAGATGACTGTTATTCTTGAGTTGAAGCTGTTAGCTGATGTTGGTTTGGTGGGCTTTCCAAATGCAGGTAAGTCTACTTTGCTGTCTTCTCTCTCAAGTGCAAAGCCAAAGATAGCCAACTATCCTTTCACAACGATGGAACCATCGTTAGGTATTGTCAGCTATCGTGATAACCAAAGTTTCGTTATGGCTGATATTCCTGGTATTATCGAAGGAGCCAGTGAAGGTAAGGGACTCGGCTTGCGTTTCCTCCGTCATATCGAACGAAACTCCCTTCTGCTCTTTATGGTACCAGGAGACACCGACGATATCAAGCGTGAATACGAGGTGTTACTAAATGAGTTGCAGCAGTTTAATCCAGAGATGCTCGACAAACATCGTGTCTTAGCGGTAACGAAGAGTGACCTTCTTGATGATGAACTCATTGAGATGCTGCGTGAAACGTTGCCAACAGACCTTCCTGTTGTCTTCATATCAGCTGTTACAGGACAGGGAATTGATGACTTAAAGGATATTCTTTGGAAAGAACTTAATGCAGAAAGTAATAAGCTGCAAAGTATTCTTTCAGAAGATACACTTGTTCATCGTGACAAGGATATGTCGCGTTTTGCTGCCGAGTTAGCAGCTGAGGACGCTGATATTGATGATGTTGAAGAGGTGGGTATAGACGAATTGGATGAGGTAGAAGACCTTGAAGATTTTGAATATACGAATGATTAA